The Candidatus Bathyarchaeota archaeon genome includes the window GGATGGGTATCTCCTGGAGCTTCAGCACTTCGCCAGGTGCGTGTTAGAGGACAAGGCACCTATGGTTCCCGGAGAAGAAGCCGTCAAGACGCTTGAGGTCTGTTTCGCAGCCGTCGAATCGAGTTTAACAGGCGAGCCTGTGAAGCTTCCGTTAGAGGGGGTGTAAAGGGGTTGAGAAGACTTAGGGCTGGTTTAATAAGCTTTGCTCACATGCACGCCTACAGCTACGCCAGGGTTCTAAAGGAGCTTCCAAACGTGGAGTTCGTGGCCATAGCAGACGACGATAGGGCTAGGGGGGAAGAGGCTTGTCGAAGATACGGCGTTAAGAAGTTTTACGAAGACTTTAGAGAGATGTTCAAGAGCGAGGAGTTGGATTTTGTAGTCATAACGTCTGAGAACGCTAAGCATCATGACCAAGCGGTAGAGGCCGCAGAAAACGGGGTTCACATACTCTGTGAGAAGCCCATAGCCACCAGCCTAAGAGACGCGGATGATATGATAAGGAGAGCTAGGGAGGCTGGTGTCAAGTTTCAGACATGCTTCGTAATGCGATACAGCGACGTGGTGTTGAGGGTTAAGGAGCTCTTAGACTCCGGTGGACTCGGTAGGCTTGTAGCGATAACCGCTACGAACCATGGCAAGTGTCCAGGTGGATGGTTTGTCGACAAGGAGCTTGCAGGTGGTGGGACCATAATGGACCATACGGTTCACGTCGCCGACTTAATGAGGTGGTTCACAGGTTCAGAGGCTTCGAAGGTCTACGCCGAGATGGGTATAAACATAAGAAAACAGCTTACGGTCGAAGATAACGCTTTGATCATGCTTAGCTTCAGGAACGGGGTTCAGGCGTCGATAGACCCGAGCTGGTCTAGGCCAGACAGCTTCCCGATATGGGGAGACGTCTACATGGAGCTCCTCGGCTCCGATGGGAGGCTTATGCTGGACGGTTTTAGACAGGTTGTATACTCCTCTAATGTAAAGGGTGGACCTACTTGGGTGCATCACTACTGGGGATGCGACGTAGACTACGAGATGGTAAGACACTTCGTGAAGTGTATAACGGATGACCTGGAGCCTAGGGCAACGGGCTTCGACGGTAGACAGGCTCTCGAAATAGCTTTAGCAGCCTATAAGTCGATAGAGGAAGGTAGATCTGTGACGCTTCCACTTCTATAGTCAGTTTAAACCTTCGAGCTCCTTTTAATTTTATCCGTCAGCTCCTTAACCGCGTCTTCGGTGGCTTTTACACCTAGCCTCTTGAGCTCCTCAAGCGTCGTCTTATCCTCCGCCTCAGCGAAAACCCTGAACAGAGGCTCGGTTCCTGAGGGTCTCACTAGAACCCAATTCCGCCCATAGTAAGCCTTTACCCCATCTATAGTAACAAGCCTGTCATAGTCTTTCGGAAGCATCTCCTTGACTAGCTCGATCACCCTATGCTTTATAAGCGGGAAGACCTCTCTATCGCATCTGACGTTCAGCTTAGCCTGCTCGTATCTAGGTAGGCTCTCCGAAAGCTCAGATAGAGATCTACCCTCCTTAGCCATGAGTTCCAAGACTAAGGCTACCGCGTAAGCACCCTCCCTACTCCAGACCCAGTCCCTGACTATCAAGCCCACGTTCTCCTCACCGCCTATCTCGGCACCCGTCTCCTTCATCTTCTCGACTACGTAGGGTTCACCTACAGGCGTTAGAACCACCCTCGCGCCGACCATCTCGGCGACATCGTAGATCACGGAGCTTGTTATCACGGTCGTGACTATCAACCCCTTAGGCCTGTTTCTTAAGTAGTTTAGACATATCAGGGCTAGGATCCTGTCACCTTGAACGTACCGACCCTTCTCGTCTATGAAAGCTGCCCTATCGGCGTCACCGTCGTGAGCTACCCCCAGGTCAGCGCCTATTGACCTGACGGTCTGCATAAGCCTCGATAGGTTCTCAGGCCTAGGCTCGGGAAGCCTCTGTTTGAAGAACCCGTCCGGTCGGCAGTTTATAGCCTTAAGGTCGCATCCGAGTTTCCGTAGAAGCTTTGGGGAGCTGTAGCATGCGGAGCCTCCGCCGCAGTCTAGGACGACTCTATAGCCCCTACGCCTGATGGCGTCGACGTCCACCCTGCTTAGAATACCCTCCACATACTTGTCAGGTATACCCTCGACCCTCTCAAACCGGCCTATACGGCTCCACTCTACACGTCTAAACTCTCCACGTCTGAGCATGTCTTCTATAACCCTGTCCTGGCTTCTGGAGAAGCCTGAGCCGTCGCCGTTCCAAAGCTTGATACCGTTCCACTCAGGTGGGTTATGTGAGGCCGTGACCATGACTCCTCCATCGGCTTTGAGGGTTTTAACGGCGAAAGAGAGCGCAGGTGTGGTGACCAAGCCCACATCCTTAACGTGACAGCCTCCGCTTAGAAGCCCTGAGGATATGGCCATGCTAAGCATCGCTGAAGATGTCCTCGGGTCTCTACCGACCACGACCGTTTTACCTGGTCCCAGGTAGTTGGCCATGCAAAGCCCTATCCTGAGAGCCAGCTGAGGTGTCAGGTCGACGTTGGCTATCCCCCTTAAACCGAAGGTTCCGAAGGATGGTTGAGAAGCTTTAGCATCCAACCTAAGTCCCCTCCGTCCTACGATAGGTTATAGGGTTTAAGGATATAGGGGTTCTGCTTATTGATGGTATCTAGGTATCCAAGGCTGCCGGAGTACAGTCTCGACGTAGCGTTTAGAGAGGTCTTCCAACGTCAACCCAGTTTCCTCTTTTATCCTCTCGACAACCCAGAGCCAGAGCCGCCTCACGGCTTCAAGCCTCCTCTCAAGCTCCCTTCTCGAGAGGCTCCCCACCTTAACGGCCTCCTCGATGAGCCTCCTGTAGTCTCTAGGCTTCAGCCTCAACGTGTGGGAGTAGAAGATCCTCCACTTCGGCGCAGGTAGGAACTCCCTATTGAGGGTGTATAAAATCGTAAGCAGTAGGTCGACCGCATAGTTTACGCAATAATGCGCGGCTAGGAGGTCTCCTCTCTCGACCCAGGTCTCCGCGATCGTGCCGATGTCTTCACGCGAGGAGCAGCAGTACCACTTCAAATACTCCGCACACGTGGCCATACGGTTTATCCAAAACTCCTCCGGCTGGTTTAACTTTCTTTCCAAGACCTTCTTGACTCTACCCTCTGGGTCGAAGACGATTTTCGCCTTGGAGTATAGCCACCTGTCGGCTTCACCCCATCTCCGACGTTCGAAGTCTTCGAGAAAATGGACCTCAAGGTCGACTTCGATCCCGTAGCGGCTTTCGACCTCTGAGCGTAGACCGTAGATTCTCCTCCTCAGTCGCTCATCTCTTTCACATAGGAAAACGCCGATGTCCAGGTCTGAGAACCTATCCACAAAGCCTCTGGCTAAGCCGCCTAGAAAAACCACCCCGGCGACACCGCTCAGAGACGTTATCCTCGAAACGAGTTCCTCGGCGACCTTAAGAAACCTATCGATCAGGTTCTCGCCTTTCAATAAAGCGCTTGTAGACCCGTCGCATCCACTTTCCTTCTCCAGAGGAGACATGTTAGACACCTGAGATTATCCACCTGTATAGCTGGTCCTCATCCATCACCTCGACGCCCAGCCGTCTGAAGAACCTGTTAAGGTTGACTATGTCCCTTTTCAGGAGTACGTCGCTCATGGGATGCTCTAGCGGAACCGCTTGGGATAGGTCTATCAAATAGGGTAGTCCTCTCCAGTACATTATGTTATACTCGCTTAGGTCTCCATGTACAAGCCCGGCCTTTCTATAAAGCTTCCTGACGTCGTTTACCACCATCTTGTATACTCTAGCAGGGTTTCTAAGCTCGACCTCCCTCAGCAGAGGAGCTGGTACACCGTCCCGCCCTATGAACCCCATGACGAGGACGTTGTTTCTGACCGTC containing:
- a CDS encoding Gfo/Idh/MocA family oxidoreductase produces the protein MRRLRAGLISFAHMHAYSYARVLKELPNVEFVAIADDDRARGEEACRRYGVKKFYEDFREMFKSEELDFVVITSENAKHHDQAVEAAENGVHILCEKPIATSLRDADDMIRRAREAGVKFQTCFVMRYSDVVLRVKELLDSGGLGRLVAITATNHGKCPGGWFVDKELAGGGTIMDHTVHVADLMRWFTGSEASKVYAEMGINIRKQLTVEDNALIMLSFRNGVQASIDPSWSRPDSFPIWGDVYMELLGSDGRLMLDGFRQVVYSSNVKGGPTWVHHYWGCDVDYEMVRHFVKCITDDLEPRATGFDGRQALEIALAAYKSIEEGRSVTLPLL
- the glmM gene encoding phosphoglucosamine mutase — its product is MDAKASQPSFGTFGLRGIANVDLTPQLALRIGLCMANYLGPGKTVVVGRDPRTSSAMLSMAISSGLLSGGCHVKDVGLVTTPALSFAVKTLKADGGVMVTASHNPPEWNGIKLWNGDGSGFSRSQDRVIEDMLRRGEFRRVEWSRIGRFERVEGIPDKYVEGILSRVDVDAIRRRGYRVVLDCGGGSACYSSPKLLRKLGCDLKAINCRPDGFFKQRLPEPRPENLSRLMQTVRSIGADLGVAHDGDADRAAFIDEKGRYVQGDRILALICLNYLRNRPKGLIVTTVITSSVIYDVAEMVGARVVLTPVGEPYVVEKMKETGAEIGGEENVGLIVRDWVWSREGAYAVALVLELMAKEGRSLSELSESLPRYEQAKLNVRCDREVFPLIKHRVIELVKEMLPKDYDRLVTIDGVKAYYGRNWVLVRPSGTEPLFRVFAEAEDKTTLEELKRLGVKATEDAVKELTDKIKRSSKV
- a CDS encoding DUF4037 domain-containing protein produces the protein MSPLEKESGCDGSTSALLKGENLIDRFLKVAEELVSRITSLSGVAGVVFLGGLARGFVDRFSDLDIGVFLCERDERLRRRIYGLRSEVESRYGIEVDLEVHFLEDFERRRWGEADRWLYSKAKIVFDPEGRVKKVLERKLNQPEEFWINRMATCAEYLKWYCCSSREDIGTIAETWVERGDLLAAHYCVNYAVDLLLTILYTLNREFLPAPKWRIFYSHTLRLKPRDYRRLIEEAVKVGSLSRRELERRLEAVRRLWLWVVERIKEETGLTLEDLSKRYVETVLRQPWIPRYHQ